Proteins from one Terriglobia bacterium genomic window:
- a CDS encoding protein-L-isoaspartate(D-aspartate) O-methyltransferase, protein MTTGNSHEPFTAERLSMVESHLRQRGIHDERVLQAMSKVPRHEFVGQQRQYEAYADHPVLIGEDQTTSQPYIIAAMLQAAEIKPTDRVLEIGAGSGYQTALLAELAAQVFAVERYATLADEARTVLARLGYGNITIVTGDGSLGHFAAAPYDVIVVSCAAPRVPPALIAQLAPQGRMVIPVGDPDQQVLQLVRKLPDGTTATRVLESCRFVPLIGEQGFRGIG, encoded by the coding sequence ATGACGACCGGAAACTCTCACGAACCCTTTACCGCCGAGCGCTTGTCCATGGTGGAAAGCCACCTGCGCCAGCGCGGCATCCACGATGAGCGCGTCCTGCAGGCCATGAGCAAGGTGCCGCGGCATGAATTCGTCGGGCAGCAGCGGCAGTACGAAGCCTACGCGGACCACCCCGTCCTGATCGGCGAAGACCAGACCACCTCGCAGCCGTACATCATCGCCGCCATGCTGCAGGCGGCGGAGATCAAGCCCACGGACCGCGTATTGGAAATCGGCGCCGGCTCCGGCTACCAGACCGCGTTGCTGGCGGAACTCGCCGCCCAAGTTTTTGCCGTGGAGCGTTACGCCACTCTGGCTGACGAAGCGCGGACCGTGCTGGCGCGCCTGGGCTACGGCAACATCACCATCGTCACCGGTGACGGCTCGCTGGGCCACTTTGCTGCCGCGCCCTATGACGTGATCGTCGTCTCCTGCGCCGCGCCGCGGGTCCCTCCGGCGTTGATTGCACAGCTTGCGCCGCAAGGCAGGATGGTGATTCCCGTCGGCGACCCTGACCAGCAAGTCCTGCAACTCGTCCGCAAACTCCCTGACGGCACAACCGCAACGCGTGTGCTGGAAAGCTGCCGCTTCGTGCCACTGATTGGGGAGCAAGGGTTTAGGGGAATCGGGTGA
- a CDS encoding translocation/assembly module TamB, giving the protein MTAPAAALPVKPRRSRLRKAVLVLFLAGVVALVFYLNSAGFRESVRARVVAELEQITGGKVEIQSFTWKLSALRFVAGNLTIHGKEPPGEAPYLHADLVTVEVRIVSFLSRKVSLSKVVVDHPVVHLIVYPDGSTNQPAHKIASLSTPTQQLFDLEIQHMEISNGTLVLNEEQIPFAMDGDRVSLGMSYSAKDKGYDARLAMSLRAVRYRNSSPQSGDLELGLLLRPTETEIKSLKLSYAAGKLQATGALRSYNNPDVRLQYTATVELVDAARQAHISEVRAGKANLKGVFLYQNGRYSTQGDLTVRGLEWHDAEWRVAGVDAESPFTLTQDKLALPRLALRAFGGSIKADVQVSNWNNPAGNKKLPPQKGAATVELSGLQVSQVAAAVSTPHLPLDQMSLAGGISGQLKGSWSGAVRNALVEIKLGVAPPPDAAPEQVPVTAQFAATYHGDARTLDVATLNFSTRALHLTASGQLGSESAQAKLIATSTDLHELKPALAAMSPGTRIPLLLEGHASFNGTVSGKLDALAMRGRLELENFDSELAPLRLSAVPGESRLRRVHWDSLTADAVYSPSIISMQHGVLRRGKAKIDFSGSAVLHAGVLDEKTSHVDVAFRVQEAGLEDIQTLAGLNYPVAGLVAAEVRASGTTVNLRGSGNVQISKMTVFGEPFKSFRSQVQIAGMELQLANVALAHNGAQVTGELAYNFDSRAFRFDLKGDNIDLATLQRFELPRFAVEGIASFHATGSGTEEAPVIAGQVDLRDLKVNHETVGSMSITAETKGADMLLRGRSKFENATLAVDGSVQLRNDFPGQMTLEFARLDFDPLISAYVQGPLTGHSSAAGTISLRGPLRRPRDLVVTGNITQLAASWENVKLQNDGPIRFSMENEVVRVDQFHLVGDDTDITMTGAGHISGDQSLDLRTRGRFDMKLLQGFNSDILANGPAAFTVDIRGSVAHPLLSGRLELKDAGVSLADLPNGLSHINGTMVFAQDGAHIEKLTARSGGGDLDVSGFLAYRNGLFFDLTATSTDVRLRYPPGVSASANAQLRYTGSARSSQLSGDVVVTRFGMNPHFDFALYLAQSKKTPVLATLNPFLDNLRLDVHITSTPELRVETSLAKLSGDLDLRLRGTATRPALLGRVNIAEGDVFFNGTKYRLESGDIIFSNPLTIEPIVNIDMSARVQDYDITIGLHGSVASGKNLSMSYRSDPPLSNADIISLLAFGRTRGQDVYNASQPGGVAPQGGSDTATASNAILGQALNSQFSDRVQRLFGASRVKIDPQFIGTGNNPSARVTIEQTINNNVTLTYVTSLTQSAETVIQVEYAVDKNISIVAVRDQNGILGFDVHIRRRAK; this is encoded by the coding sequence GTGACTGCGCCTGCGGCCGCGCTCCCCGTCAAGCCCCGGCGCTCGCGCCTGCGCAAGGCCGTCCTGGTGCTCTTTCTCGCGGGCGTGGTCGCGCTCGTGTTTTACTTGAACAGCGCCGGGTTTCGCGAGTCGGTCCGCGCCCGCGTGGTGGCCGAACTCGAGCAAATCACCGGCGGCAAAGTCGAAATTCAGTCCTTCACCTGGAAGCTTTCCGCGCTGCGCTTTGTCGCCGGCAACTTGACCATCCACGGGAAAGAGCCGCCGGGCGAAGCCCCGTACCTTCATGCTGACCTGGTCACCGTGGAAGTGAGAATTGTTTCTTTTCTTTCCCGCAAAGTGTCCTTGAGCAAAGTGGTGGTTGACCATCCGGTGGTCCACCTCATTGTTTATCCTGACGGCTCCACCAACCAGCCGGCGCACAAGATTGCCAGTCTTTCCACGCCAACGCAGCAGCTCTTTGACCTTGAAATTCAGCATATGGAGATCAGCAACGGCACGCTGGTCTTGAATGAAGAACAGATTCCGTTCGCTATGGACGGCGACCGTGTTTCCCTGGGTATGAGTTATTCCGCCAAGGACAAGGGTTATGACGCGCGGCTGGCTATGTCGCTGCGCGCGGTGCGCTACCGTAATTCTTCGCCGCAAAGCGGTGACCTGGAACTTGGCCTGCTCCTGCGTCCCACGGAAACGGAGATCAAGTCCCTCAAGCTTTCGTACGCCGCGGGCAAGCTGCAGGCGACCGGCGCCCTGCGCAGCTACAACAACCCGGACGTGCGCCTGCAATACACCGCCACGGTGGAACTGGTGGATGCCGCCAGGCAAGCTCACATTTCTGAAGTGCGCGCCGGCAAGGCCAACCTCAAAGGCGTGTTCCTCTACCAGAACGGACGTTACTCCACCCAAGGCGACCTCACGGTCCGCGGGCTGGAATGGCATGACGCGGAATGGCGCGTCGCCGGAGTGGACGCGGAGTCGCCGTTTACTCTGACGCAGGACAAGCTTGCTCTTCCGCGCCTCGCTCTGCGCGCCTTCGGCGGGAGCATAAAGGCGGACGTACAGGTCAGCAACTGGAACAATCCGGCAGGGAACAAGAAACTTCCGCCGCAGAAGGGCGCCGCCACGGTTGAGCTGTCAGGGTTGCAAGTCAGCCAGGTCGCTGCCGCCGTGTCCACCCCGCACTTGCCGCTCGACCAGATGTCGCTTGCTGGAGGTATATCAGGACAACTCAAAGGATCGTGGTCCGGCGCCGTTCGAAACGCTCTGGTGGAGATCAAGCTGGGCGTTGCGCCGCCGCCTGACGCCGCGCCGGAACAAGTTCCGGTGACCGCGCAGTTCGCCGCCACCTACCATGGCGACGCGCGCACCCTGGACGTTGCCACCTTGAACTTCTCCACCCGTGCGCTGCACTTGACCGCCTCTGGGCAGTTGGGATCGGAATCGGCGCAAGCGAAGCTCATCGCTACCTCCACGGACCTCCATGAACTCAAGCCCGCGCTGGCGGCGATGAGTCCGGGCACGCGCATTCCGCTGTTGCTGGAAGGGCACGCCTCCTTCAACGGAACGGTCTCCGGAAAGCTGGATGCCCTGGCTATGCGCGGACGCCTGGAGCTGGAGAACTTTGATTCGGAGCTGGCGCCGCTGCGGCTTTCCGCCGTCCCCGGTGAAAGCCGTTTGCGCCGCGTTCATTGGGATTCCCTGACAGCCGACGCCGTGTACTCGCCTTCCATCATCAGCATGCAACATGGCGTGCTGCGCCGTGGCAAAGCCAAAATTGATTTTTCCGGTTCCGCGGTTTTGCACGCCGGTGTGCTCGATGAAAAAACCAGCCACGTGGATGTTGCATTCCGCGTGCAGGAAGCGGGTCTGGAAGACATTCAGACGCTGGCCGGGCTGAACTATCCCGTGGCCGGTCTGGTGGCAGCGGAGGTGCGCGCGTCCGGCACCACGGTCAACTTGCGCGGCAGCGGAAACGTGCAGATCAGCAAGATGACGGTCTTCGGCGAGCCCTTCAAAAGTTTTCGCAGCCAGGTACAGATCGCCGGAATGGAGCTCCAGCTTGCCAACGTTGCTCTGGCCCACAACGGCGCGCAGGTCACCGGAGAGTTGGCTTACAACTTTGATTCGCGCGCTTTCCGCTTTGACCTGAAGGGCGACAACATTGATCTGGCCACGCTGCAGCGTTTTGAACTCCCCCGCTTCGCCGTGGAAGGCATAGCTTCATTTCACGCCACCGGTTCCGGAACGGAAGAAGCGCCGGTCATCGCCGGTCAGGTTGATTTGCGCGATCTCAAGGTGAACCACGAGACCGTGGGCAGCATGAGCATCACGGCGGAAACCAAGGGCGCCGATATGCTGTTGCGCGGCCGCTCCAAGTTTGAGAACGCCACTCTTGCCGTGGATGGCAGCGTGCAGCTCCGCAATGATTTTCCCGGCCAGATGACCCTGGAGTTCGCCCGCCTGGATTTTGATCCACTGATCAGCGCTTACGTGCAAGGCCCGCTCACCGGACACTCCTCGGCCGCCGGGACCATCAGCCTGCGCGGTCCCTTGCGCCGCCCGCGCGACCTGGTGGTGACCGGCAACATCACCCAGCTCGCCGCCAGTTGGGAAAACGTCAAGTTGCAGAATGATGGTCCTATCCGTTTTTCCATGGAAAATGAAGTGGTCCGCGTAGACCAGTTCCACCTGGTGGGCGACGATACGGACATCACCATGACCGGGGCCGGCCACATTTCCGGCGACCAGTCACTCGACCTGCGAACCCGCGGCCGCTTTGACATGAAGCTGCTGCAGGGTTTCAACTCTGACATTCTGGCCAACGGCCCCGCGGCCTTCACCGTGGACATCCGCGGCAGCGTGGCGCATCCCTTGCTCAGCGGCCGGCTTGAGCTCAAAGACGCCGGCGTCTCTCTGGCCGACCTGCCCAACGGCCTCAGCCACATCAACGGCACCATGGTCTTTGCCCAGGACGGCGCCCACATTGAGAAGCTGACCGCGCGCTCCGGCGGCGGGGACCTGGACGTAAGCGGTTTCCTGGCGTATCGTAACGGCCTGTTCTTTGATCTCACCGCCACCAGCACGGACGTGCGCCTGCGCTATCCTCCGGGCGTGAGCGCTTCCGCCAACGCGCAGTTGCGCTACACCGGTTCCGCCCGAAGCTCGCAGCTCTCCGGTGACGTGGTGGTCACCCGCTTCGGCATGAACCCGCATTTTGATTTTGCCCTGTATCTGGCGCAGAGCAAGAAGACGCCGGTGCTGGCCACGCTGAATCCGTTCCTCGACAACCTGCGCCTGGACGTGCACATCACGTCCACCCCGGAACTGCGTGTGGAAACCTCGCTGGCCAAGCTCTCCGGCGATCTTGATCTTCGCCTGCGCGGCACCGCCACCCGCCCCGCGCTGCTCGGCCGGGTGAACATCGCGGAAGGCGACGTGTTTTTCAACGGCACCAAGTACCGGCTGGAGAGCGGCGACATTATCTTCTCCAACCCCCTGACCATTGAGCCCATCGTCAATATTGATATGTCGGCCCGCGTCCAGGACTACGACATCACCATTGGGTTGCATGGGTCGGTGGCCAGCGGCAAGAACCTGAGCATGTCTTACCGCTCAGACCCTCCGCTCTCCAACGCCGACATCATTTCTCTGCTGGCATTCGGCCGGACGCGCGGCCAGGATGTGTACAACGCTTCCCAGCCCGGCGGGGTGGCCCCGCAGGGCGGCAGCGATACCGCAACGGCATCGAACGCCATTCTGGGCCAGGCCCTCAATTCCCAGTTCAGTGACCGCGTGCAGCGGCTTTTTGGCGCCAGCCGGGTCAAGATTGATCCCCAGTTCATTGGCACCGGCAACAACCCCAGCGCGCGCGTGACCATTGAGCAGACCATCAACAACAACGTGACGCTCACCTACGTCACCAGCCTCACGCAGTCGGCGGAAACCGTGATCCAGGTGGAGTATGCTGTGGACAAGAACATCTCCATCGTCGCGGTGCGGGACCAGAACGGAATCCTGGGGTTTGACGTTCACATTCGCCGCCGCGCCAAGTAA
- a CDS encoding SurA N-terminal domain-containing protein — protein MMTRALQFVLLLLVSAACSAQIVDRMVAVVNGRVILQSELDQEVRVEFMMQGAPLAKRTPQDTLAALDRLIDRALLDQQIMNTAMVDPAPEQVAEQVKSVRAQVPGAATDEGWKKLLQDYGLIRQDIEDYVTSQVRLLSFIDLRFRGLVRVDKVAITTYYQEKFLPELRKQGHPEQPLADVSGQIEKLLVDQNINEMLNTWLQTLRSQARIEKMVAAISAASGEASGVNQ, from the coding sequence ATGATGACGCGCGCTCTCCAATTCGTGCTCCTGCTGCTGGTTTCCGCCGCCTGCTCCGCCCAGATTGTGGACCGCATGGTGGCCGTGGTGAACGGCCGCGTGATCCTGCAGAGCGAACTGGACCAGGAAGTGCGCGTGGAGTTCATGATGCAAGGCGCTCCGCTGGCCAAGCGCACGCCGCAGGACACTCTGGCTGCGCTGGACCGCTTGATTGACCGTGCGCTCCTGGACCAGCAGATCATGAACACCGCCATGGTGGACCCCGCTCCCGAACAAGTGGCGGAACAAGTAAAGAGCGTTCGCGCCCAGGTCCCGGGCGCCGCCACCGACGAAGGCTGGAAGAAGCTGCTTCAGGACTACGGCTTGATCCGGCAGGATATCGAAGACTACGTGACGTCGCAGGTCCGCCTGCTGAGCTTCATTGACCTGCGGTTCCGCGGGCTGGTGCGCGTGGACAAGGTCGCCATCACGACTTACTACCAGGAAAAGTTTCTGCCCGAGCTGCGCAAGCAGGGCCACCCGGAACAGCCGCTCGCGGACGTCTCCGGCCAGATTGAAAAGCTGCTGGTGGACCAGAACATCAATGAAATGCTGAACACCTGGCTGCAGACCCTGCGCTCCCAGGCCCGCATAGAAAAAATGGTGGCCGCCATCTCCGCCGCGTCGGGAGAAGCCAGCGGAGTCAATCAGTGA
- the ubiA gene encoding putative 4-hydroxybenzoate polyprenyltransferase: protein MALFSNIKITLEMIKWEHSIFALPFALCGAMLAAGGWPSAPQLGWIILCMVSARSAAMAFNRLADAQIDAANPRTATRAIPAGVLSAKFVGVFVLASCAIFVVSAAQLNRLTLYLAPVALAVILLYSYTKRFTRWSHLVLGFALGMAPAAAWIAVRGSLDPRILVLTAAVTFWVGGFDVLYACQDIDFDRANALNSIPQAFGVPRALLLARVLHAVMLGLLASLVVLFGLGKIALVGVAAVAILLLYEHSLVSSHDLSKLNAAFFTMNGVIAVVFFVFVAADLLIRNAH from the coding sequence GTGGCCCTTTTCTCCAACATCAAGATCACGCTGGAAATGATCAAGTGGGAGCATTCCATCTTTGCTCTCCCGTTTGCTCTGTGCGGGGCGATGCTGGCCGCCGGAGGATGGCCCAGCGCGCCGCAACTGGGATGGATCATCCTCTGCATGGTGTCCGCGCGTTCGGCGGCCATGGCCTTCAACCGCCTGGCCGACGCGCAGATTGACGCCGCCAATCCCCGCACCGCCACGCGCGCCATTCCCGCCGGCGTGCTCTCCGCGAAGTTTGTCGGCGTATTTGTGCTGGCTTCATGCGCCATTTTTGTGGTGAGCGCGGCGCAACTGAACCGCCTGACCCTGTATCTGGCGCCGGTAGCACTCGCAGTCATACTTCTTTATTCCTACACCAAGCGGTTCACGCGATGGTCGCACCTGGTGCTGGGCTTTGCCCTGGGGATGGCCCCGGCCGCCGCCTGGATCGCGGTGCGCGGCTCGCTCGACCCCCGCATCCTGGTGCTCACCGCCGCTGTCACCTTCTGGGTGGGCGGCTTTGACGTGCTTTACGCTTGCCAGGACATTGATTTTGACCGCGCCAACGCGCTCAACTCCATCCCCCAGGCTTTTGGCGTGCCGCGCGCTTTGCTGCTGGCCCGCGTGTTGCACGCAGTCATGCTCGGGCTGCTGGCGTCGCTGGTGGTGCTGTTCGGCCTGGGAAAAATCGCGCTCGTCGGCGTGGCCGCCGTGGCTATCCTGCTTCTTTACGAGCACTCGCTGGTTTCGTCGCACGACCTCAGCAAGCTCAATGCCGCGTTCTTCACCATGAACGGCGTGATCGCCGTGGTGTTCTTCGTCTTTGTTGCCGCCGATTTGCTGATTCGCAACGCGCACTGA
- a CDS encoding BamA/TamA family outer membrane protein: MPLFRPALLAYVLCLGVCAGQQPASVQAPAANPAPQPETGTPDDLNSLQGLKVARVEIKSPGVEHPEWFQPLLPQKVNEPLDKYKVRRSVQVLYDTGRFAAIQVEAQRTPAGEVTLTFAARESFFFGSITAEHAPSPPGDSRLVNASKLTLGEQFTEDKIKTGIAAMQRSLQENGYYQATITPSYEWDSRNRQVAVHFSVNKGKPARVGLIKVGGSPGYTAEEVRSIAKLHNGNRVTASRLTKALQRLRKRFQKKQRLEAQVTLTQRDYHPESNTLDYTFEISGGPIVDVKVEGAKLRRGLIKKYVPVYEENAVDEDLLQEGARNLRDYFQTKGYFDVRVTYTQQQSQDGGRRSVVYKVERNDRHKFAELTIEGNHYFRPEDIRERMVIQPAGGLLVHGVFSQSLLARDIQAIENLYRGSGFLQVKVTPAVTGADEGRRSFLKVKLTIQEGPQTTVGKLDITGNSAISDDDIRKLIAATEGQPYSDATILSDQTEVMDAYFNKGFSKVQFEYATQPEPGDATKINVTYKITEGPQVFVDQVLISGLHYTRPFVVDREVRIPPGSALSQQDMLSAQRRLYDLGIFNEVNMAVQNPDGQDTRKNVNFELSEAKRYTFSYGGGLEVQTGQPTGTTSPQGQTGASPRVSFDITRLNFRGRAHTLSLKTRYGNLEKLALLGFEAPRWFDSEKLSLAFTAFYEQTNDVRTFTAKRLEGSAEIKQTLNKATTLLYRFIYRKVATDNLAININAVPLFSQAVRVGMPDFSYLRDTRDNPIDSRKGSFTAADIGVASGAFGSQASFVRLVVQNSTYYQFHKRRWVFARSTRIGIEEPFGNTSAAIVPAGAVVPSTTHFIPLPERFLAGGSTTQRGFGVNQAGPRDLSTGFPLGGEAQFINNLELRTPPLPLPFVGNNLSVVLFHDMGNIFATPKDMVNSFYKFHQPNRSTCLNPALQTCNFNYVSHAVGGGVRYRTPIGPVSFDLGYNLNPPAFPVSVPIQPSPPAPPVQPFSQVLRHFNFFFNIGQTF, translated from the coding sequence TTGCCACTTTTCCGACCAGCGCTCCTGGCGTATGTGTTATGCCTGGGTGTCTGTGCAGGACAGCAGCCGGCGTCCGTCCAGGCGCCCGCGGCCAATCCCGCGCCGCAGCCGGAAACCGGTACCCCGGACGACCTCAACAGCTTGCAAGGCCTGAAAGTAGCGCGCGTGGAGATCAAAAGTCCCGGCGTGGAGCATCCGGAGTGGTTTCAGCCTTTGCTGCCGCAAAAAGTGAACGAACCGCTGGACAAATACAAGGTGCGCAGGTCCGTCCAGGTGCTCTATGACACCGGACGTTTTGCGGCAATCCAGGTGGAAGCCCAGCGCACCCCCGCAGGCGAAGTGACGCTGACGTTTGCCGCCCGCGAAAGCTTCTTCTTCGGCTCCATCACCGCGGAGCACGCGCCGTCTCCTCCCGGTGACAGCCGCCTGGTCAACGCCAGCAAGCTCACGCTGGGCGAGCAATTTACAGAAGATAAGATTAAGACGGGCATCGCCGCCATGCAGCGGTCGCTGCAGGAAAACGGATACTACCAGGCTACTATCACTCCTTCTTATGAGTGGGACTCCCGCAACCGCCAAGTCGCCGTCCATTTCTCCGTGAACAAAGGCAAGCCGGCGCGCGTGGGACTGATTAAGGTCGGCGGATCGCCCGGATACACCGCCGAGGAAGTCCGCAGTATTGCCAAACTACACAACGGTAACCGCGTGACCGCCAGCCGTCTCACCAAGGCCCTACAGCGTCTGCGCAAACGCTTCCAAAAGAAACAGCGCCTGGAAGCCCAGGTCACCTTGACGCAGCGCGACTACCATCCCGAGTCCAATACCCTGGATTACACCTTTGAGATTTCCGGCGGCCCTATCGTGGACGTTAAAGTAGAAGGCGCCAAACTGCGCCGCGGGCTGATCAAAAAATACGTCCCGGTTTACGAAGAGAACGCCGTGGATGAAGACCTGCTGCAGGAAGGGGCGCGCAACCTGCGCGATTATTTCCAGACCAAAGGTTACTTCGACGTGCGCGTCACCTACACGCAGCAACAATCACAGGATGGAGGCCGGCGGTCCGTGGTCTATAAAGTGGAGAGGAACGATCGCCACAAGTTCGCCGAGCTGACCATTGAAGGCAACCACTATTTTCGCCCTGAAGACATTCGCGAGCGCATGGTGATCCAGCCCGCGGGCGGTCTTCTGGTCCACGGGGTCTTCAGCCAGTCGTTGCTGGCGCGTGACATCCAGGCGATTGAGAACCTCTATCGCGGCAGCGGTTTCCTGCAGGTGAAGGTCACGCCTGCCGTGACCGGAGCGGACGAAGGCAGACGCAGCTTCCTCAAGGTCAAGCTCACCATCCAGGAAGGGCCGCAGACCACCGTAGGCAAGCTGGACATCACGGGAAACTCGGCGATTTCTGACGATGACATCCGCAAGCTCATCGCCGCCACCGAAGGCCAGCCGTACTCTGACGCCACCATCCTCAGCGACCAGACGGAGGTCATGGACGCCTACTTCAACAAGGGATTTTCCAAAGTCCAGTTTGAATACGCCACCCAGCCCGAACCGGGCGACGCCACCAAGATCAACGTCACTTACAAAATCACCGAAGGCCCCCAGGTATTTGTGGACCAGGTGCTCATCTCCGGGCTGCACTACACGCGCCCCTTTGTGGTGGACCGCGAAGTCAGAATTCCCCCCGGCAGCGCGCTCAGCCAGCAGGACATGTTGAGCGCCCAGCGCCGCCTCTATGACCTGGGCATCTTCAATGAAGTCAACATGGCGGTGCAGAATCCGGACGGCCAGGACACGCGCAAGAACGTCAACTTTGAACTTTCTGAAGCCAAGCGTTACACCTTCAGCTACGGCGGCGGCCTGGAAGTGCAGACCGGCCAGCCCACGGGAACCACCAGTCCGCAAGGCCAAACCGGCGCGAGCCCGCGCGTCTCATTTGACATCACCCGGCTGAATTTCCGCGGGCGCGCTCACACTCTCAGTCTAAAGACCCGCTACGGAAATCTGGAGAAGCTGGCGCTGCTGGGCTTTGAAGCGCCGCGCTGGTTTGATTCGGAAAAACTTTCTCTGGCCTTCACCGCTTTCTATGAGCAGACCAATGACGTGCGCACTTTTACCGCGAAACGGCTGGAAGGTTCCGCGGAGATCAAGCAAACGCTGAACAAGGCCACCACCTTGCTCTACCGCTTTATTTATCGCAAAGTCGCCACAGACAATCTGGCCATCAACATCAACGCCGTGCCCTTGTTCTCTCAGGCCGTCCGGGTCGGCATGCCGGACTTCAGCTACCTGCGCGATACCCGCGACAATCCCATCGACTCCCGCAAAGGGTCTTTCACGGCGGCTGACATTGGCGTCGCATCCGGGGCCTTCGGGTCGCAAGCCAGCTTTGTGCGGCTGGTGGTGCAGAATTCCACTTACTACCAGTTCCACAAAAGGCGCTGGGTGTTCGCCCGCTCCACCCGCATTGGAATTGAAGAGCCGTTTGGCAACACCAGCGCGGCCATCGTTCCCGCCGGCGCCGTGGTCCCCTCCACCACCCACTTCATTCCTCTGCCGGAACGTTTTCTCGCCGGAGGCAGCACCACGCAGCGCGGCTTCGGCGTGAATCAGGCCGGTCCGCGCGACTTGTCCACCGGCTTTCCCCTGGGCGGCGAAGCCCAGTTCATCAACAACCTGGAACTTCGCACGCCGCCCCTGCCGCTGCCGTTCGTCGGCAACAATCTCAGCGTTGTGCTGTTTCATGATATGGGCAACATCTTCGCCACGCCCAAGGACATGGTTAACAGCTTTTACAAGTTTCATCAGCCCAACCGCAGCACGTGCTTGAATCCAGCCTTACAGACCTGCAATTTCAATTACGTGTCGCATGCGGTGGGCGGCGGCGTGCGCTATCGCACGCCCATCGGCCCGGTGAGCTTTGATTTGGGATACAACCTAAACCCGCCGGCATTCCCGGTTTCGGTCCCGATCCAGCCCTCCCCGCCTGCTCCCCCAGTGCAGCCTTTTTCGCAAGTGCTGCGGCACTTCAATTTCTTTTTCAACATAGGACAGACTTTCTGA
- a CDS encoding ThiF family adenylyltransferase: MRFQDRYSRQVLFPGIGEEGQKKLAQARVAIVGCGATGTSVSSLLVRAGVGHVLIIDRDFVEPSNLQRQSLFDEADAAESLPKAVAGARKLASFNSDVQVQGEVADLTTENIERLLGSADLVLDATDNFETRYLINDFAVKNSKPWIYAAAVAAYGVTMNIIPGETACLACVFPAPPEGPVETCDTAGILNSAVNLVGSIQATEALKFFVGAREQLRRSLLSFDLWRNDRAEVAAARPRPECQTCGKREFTHLTGRQRAPVTLCGRDAVQIHERHRPVDFAELSLRLQPHGQVKHNDYVLRFLRDPYEMTLFPDGRAIIKGTSDTAVARSLYARFVGS; this comes from the coding sequence ATGCGATTTCAGGACCGATATTCGCGCCAGGTGCTCTTTCCCGGCATCGGGGAAGAAGGCCAAAAGAAGCTGGCCCAGGCGCGCGTGGCGATTGTCGGCTGCGGGGCCACGGGGACCAGCGTTTCCAGTCTGCTGGTGCGGGCGGGCGTGGGCCACGTCCTGATCATTGATCGCGATTTCGTGGAACCCAGCAACCTGCAGCGGCAGTCGCTCTTCGATGAAGCCGACGCCGCCGAATCCCTCCCTAAAGCCGTGGCCGGCGCGCGCAAGCTGGCGTCGTTTAACTCTGACGTCCAGGTGCAGGGGGAAGTTGCCGACCTGACAACGGAGAACATCGAAAGGCTGCTGGGCAGCGCCGACCTGGTGCTGGACGCCACTGACAACTTTGAGACGCGCTACCTGATCAACGATTTTGCAGTGAAGAACAGCAAGCCGTGGATCTACGCGGCCGCCGTGGCGGCGTACGGCGTGACCATGAACATTATTCCCGGCGAAACCGCGTGTCTGGCGTGCGTCTTCCCCGCTCCGCCGGAAGGTCCGGTGGAGACGTGTGATACGGCGGGCATCCTGAACAGCGCGGTGAACCTGGTCGGTTCGATTCAGGCCACCGAGGCGCTCAAGTTTTTTGTTGGGGCGCGGGAGCAGCTGCGGCGCAGCCTGCTGTCATTCGACCTGTGGCGCAATGATCGGGCGGAAGTGGCCGCGGCGCGTCCACGGCCGGAATGCCAGACTTGCGGCAAGCGTGAGTTCACCCACCTGACCGGGCGGCAGCGCGCACCAGTGACGTTGTGCGGACGGGATGCCGTGCAAATCCACGAGCGGCATCGTCCGGTGGACTTTGCCGAACTTAGCTTGCGATTGCAGCCACACGGCCAGGTGAAACACAACGATTATGTGTTGAGATTTTTGCGCGATCCTTACGAGATGACGCTGTTCCCCGACGGCCGGGCCATCATCAAGGGAACCAGTGACACCGCGGTGGCGCGGAGTTTGTACGCCAGGTTTGTGGGGAGCTGA